In Urechidicola croceus, a single window of DNA contains:
- the yajC gene encoding preprotein translocase subunit YajC, which yields MQLTILLQEGSSLMSMLPILAMVVVFYFFMIRPQMQRQKKEKNFQSEISKGTKVVTSSGIHGKIVDVNESEGTVVVETGAGKIKFERSAISMDLTTKYNAPKK from the coding sequence ATGCAATTAACAATATTATTACAAGAAGGAAGCAGTTTAATGTCAATGTTGCCAATATTGGCAATGGTTGTAGTTTTTTATTTTTTTATGATTCGCCCTCAAATGCAACGTCAGAAAAAAGAAAAAAATTTTCAAAGTGAAATTTCAAAGGGAACAAAAGTGGTTACATCAAGTGGAATTCATGGAAAAATAGTTGATGTAAATGAAAGTGAAGGAACTGTTGTAGTTGAAACAGGAGCTGGAAAAATTAAGTTTGAACGTTCGGCAATTTCAATGGATTTAACAACGAAATATAATGCTCCAAAAAAGTAA
- the coaE gene encoding dephospho-CoA kinase (Dephospho-CoA kinase (CoaE) performs the final step in coenzyme A biosynthesis.), with the protein MVVGLTGGIGSGKTTVLKMFQKYGIDCYIADVEAKKLMNSSNEIKKEVIDVFGNQAYIDNQLNRKYIAQIVFQNPDKLDLLNSIVHPKVRKHFRKFVENSTSAYVIYESAILFENNGEKQCDFIITVSAPKNVRIQRVIARDNVSEIEVLHRIKNQLSDEEKISKSDFVIENIDLELTKLQVRIIHQELLKAIDTLKE; encoded by the coding sequence ATGGTTGTAGGTCTTACAGGTGGAATCGGAAGTGGTAAAACGACTGTTTTAAAAATGTTTCAGAAATATGGAATAGATTGTTATATCGCAGATGTTGAGGCTAAAAAGTTAATGAACTCTTCTAATGAAATTAAAAAAGAAGTTATTGATGTTTTTGGAAATCAAGCATATATTGACAATCAGTTAAATCGAAAATATATCGCTCAGATTGTTTTTCAAAACCCTGACAAACTTGATTTATTAAATAGTATAGTTCATCCTAAAGTTAGAAAACACTTTAGAAAATTTGTTGAAAATTCAACAAGTGCATATGTAATTTATGAAAGCGCTATTTTGTTTGAAAATAATGGAGAAAAACAGTGCGATTTTATTATAACTGTTTCAGCACCTAAAAATGTGAGGATTCAGAGAGTTATAGCTCGAGATAATGTCTCAGAAATTGAGGTGCTACATAGAATAAAAAATCAACTTTCTGATGAAGAAAAAATTTCTAAATCCGATTTTGTTATTGAAAATATTGATTTAGAACTTACTAAACTACAGGTGAGAATAATTCATCAGGAATTACTGAAAGCAATTGATACTCTAAAGGAATAA
- a CDS encoding CdaR family protein → MAKRTSKQLKTDLKLRMFLVFLSLSFVFWMLIKLSKTYTDDVVFNVDYSNYPEGKVIQNNPVNSVRATIQSTGFSLLNYKFKTKKIVFDVNKLAHKSGSTYYYLPNNHLNEYKVQLNEETKIERISNDTIFINLGENKTKKIPVELDASIQFKLGYNLVGEIKIVPDSISITGPEEQLDTIHKIITNKLELLEVSDEINKNVKLKLPDYKKISFSDKAVLLNAQVDKFTEGSVKVPFKIVNLPRNYNITTFPKEVKVIYQVGLSNFNKITEENINVVCDYAQSESNNLNYLIPQLIEKSTLITSVRIEPNKIEFLIEK, encoded by the coding sequence ATGGCTAAACGCACAAGTAAACAATTAAAAACCGACTTAAAGCTAAGAATGTTTCTTGTATTCTTAAGTTTGTCATTTGTATTTTGGATGTTAATTAAATTATCAAAAACATATACCGATGACGTTGTTTTTAATGTTGATTACTCTAATTACCCTGAAGGGAAAGTTATTCAAAATAATCCTGTTAATAGTGTAAGAGCAACTATTCAATCAACAGGATTCAGTTTATTAAATTATAAGTTTAAGACCAAAAAAATAGTTTTTGATGTCAATAAATTGGCTCATAAGAGCGGTTCAACATATTACTATTTACCTAATAATCATTTAAATGAATATAAAGTACAGTTAAACGAAGAAACTAAAATTGAAAGGATTTCAAACGATACAATATTTATAAATTTAGGTGAAAATAAAACCAAGAAAATACCAGTTGAGTTAGATGCTTCAATTCAATTTAAACTAGGTTATAATTTAGTTGGAGAAATAAAAATAGTGCCAGATTCAATTTCAATTACTGGGCCAGAAGAGCAATTAGATACTATTCATAAAATAATAACCAATAAACTTGAATTGCTTGAAGTTTCAGACGAAATAAATAAGAATGTTAAATTGAAATTACCTGATTATAAGAAAATTTCTTTTTCAGATAAAGCAGTGCTTCTAAATGCACAAGTAGATAAATTTACCGAAGGTTCAGTTAAAGTTCCTTTTAAAATAGTGAATTTGCCTAGAAATTATAATATTACAACATTTCCAAAAGAAGTAAAGGTGATTTATCAAGTCGGTTTGTCTAATTTTAATAAAATTACAGAAGAAAACATTAATGTAGTTTGTGATTATGCACAATCAGAATCAAATAATCTCAATTATTTAATTCCTCAATTAATAGAGAAGTCAACATTAATTACTTCAGTTAGAATAGAGCCTAATAAAATAGAATTTTTGATAGAAAAATAA
- the nusB gene encoding transcription antitermination factor NusB: MINRRHIRIKTMQSVYALIQSNSDNLNKEEKFLTLSIDKMHELYALILSLLVEIQGLASNHIEISRKKHLASSDEKNPNTKFVDNQIINFLKESDSLNQYLEDKKLTNWKLDDEFVKLIWKLIQKSDTYKDYMKTKTSTFADDKKFLLNIYKEIIAPNDKLADYFEDQNISWVDDIPFVNTWIVRTINEIKSTKPFVLGKLYKDVDDEKFVLNLFRKVVLNHEKYDEDINEKTPNWDSERIADIDMILIKMAICEFLHFPSIPTRVSMNEYIEIAKDYSSQKSSFFINGVLDKILKEYTEAKRIKKIGRGLL, encoded by the coding sequence ATGATCAATAGAAGACATATTAGAATTAAGACAATGCAATCAGTGTATGCATTGATTCAATCTAACAGTGATAATCTTAACAAAGAAGAAAAATTTTTAACCCTTAGTATTGATAAGATGCATGAATTATATGCACTTATATTAAGTTTACTTGTTGAAATACAGGGATTGGCTTCGAACCATATAGAAATTTCTAGAAAAAAACATCTTGCATCCTCAGATGAGAAAAATCCAAATACAAAATTTGTTGATAACCAAATAATTAATTTTTTAAAGGAAAGCGATTCTTTGAATCAATATCTAGAAGATAAGAAATTAACTAATTGGAAGTTAGATGATGAATTTGTAAAACTTATTTGGAAATTAATTCAAAAAAGTGATACATATAAAGATTATATGAAAACTAAAACTTCGACTTTTGCCGATGATAAAAAGTTTTTATTAAACATTTATAAAGAAATTATTGCTCCAAATGATAAGTTGGCTGATTATTTTGAAGATCAAAATATAAGTTGGGTAGATGATATACCATTTGTAAATACTTGGATTGTTAGAACAATCAATGAAATTAAATCTACAAAACCTTTTGTGTTAGGAAAACTGTATAAAGATGTAGATGATGAAAAATTTGTTTTAAATCTTTTTAGAAAGGTTGTCTTGAATCATGAAAAATATGATGAAGATATTAATGAGAAGACTCCAAACTGGGATTCAGAAAGAATAGCAGATATTGACATGATATTGATAAAAATGGCTATTTGTGAGTTTTTACACTTTCCGTCAATTCCTACTAGAGTTTCAATGAATGAGTATATAGAAATTGCAAAAGATTATTCATCTCAAAAGAGTAGTTTCTTTATCAATGGTGTTTTAGATAAAATTTTGAAAGAATATACCGAAGCAAAAAGAATTAAAAAAATAGGTAGAGGATTATTATAA
- a CDS encoding DUF1573 domain-containing protein encodes MKKTVLIALASVAVGVLATLAITSQNKESAIDKVKVENVKQAAARDAEISLGAPVVEWDKTEYDFGTINQGDKVETTFEFTNVGKGDLIVTSVKGSCGCTTPKWPKEPVTVKPGESKTIDVAFNSRGKKNKTTNTVTLTTNTESGKEVVRIKAFVNAPKKDS; translated from the coding sequence ATGAAAAAAACAGTTTTAATTGCACTAGCCTCAGTTGCAGTTGGAGTATTAGCTACATTAGCTATCACTTCGCAAAATAAAGAAAGTGCTATTGATAAGGTAAAGGTTGAGAATGTAAAACAAGCAGCAGCGAGAGATGCAGAGATTAGTTTAGGTGCTCCTGTTGTTGAATGGGATAAAACTGAGTATGATTTTGGAACAATCAATCAAGGAGATAAGGTAGAGACTACATTTGAGTTTACAAATGTTGGAAAAGGTGATTTAATTGTAACAAGTGTTAAAGGTAGTTGTGGATGTACTACGCCAAAATGGCCAAAAGAACCTGTAACGGTTAAGCCAGGAGAGAGTAAAACTATAGATGTTGCTTTTAATTCAAGAGGAAAGAAAAACAAAACAACTAATACAGTGACTTTAACAACTAATACTGAATCAGGTAAAGAAGTAGTAAGAATCAAAGCATTTGTAAATGCACCTAAAAAAGATTCATAA
- a CDS encoding PUR family DNA/RNA-binding protein, whose product MSEQNYNEQDEIFSQVLRAGRRTYFFDVRATKADDYYLTITESKKFTHDDGSFNYKKHKIYLYKEDFSEFNEMLKAATDYIVNEKGEEVISERHQSDYTKPELNGDIPATESFTDVSFEDI is encoded by the coding sequence ATGAGTGAACAGAACTACAATGAACAAGATGAAATTTTCTCACAAGTTTTAAGAGCAGGAAGAAGAACTTATTTTTTTGATGTTAGAGCCACTAAAGCCGACGACTATTATTTAACTATAACTGAGAGTAAAAAATTTACTCATGACGATGGATCTTTCAATTACAAAAAGCATAAAATATACTTATATAAAGAAGATTTTTCAGAATTCAACGAAATGCTGAAAGCTGCTACCGATTATATCGTAAATGAAAAAGGCGAAGAAGTAATAAGTGAGCGCCATCAATCTGATTATACAAAACCTGAACTTAACGGAGATATTCCTGCAACTGAAAGTTTTACAGATGTAAGTTTCGAAGATATTTAA
- a CDS encoding ABC transporter ATP-binding protein yields MKALKHVNKYFSKYKYRYSFGILICILSNILKLQIPDFIKNSINAADDYSKGIITDISIVKTSLLNNILLIVGAAILAGIFTFFTRQLIIVTSRLVEFDLKNEIYQQYQKLSLNFYKKNRTGDLMNRISEDVSKVRMYVGPAVMYSLNTVVSIIVTFTLMIQTDATLTLYTLLPLPILSVSIYYLSRLIHKKTTIVQEYLSILTTSAQETFSGIRIIKSYATEPQSIHNFEEIAELSKQKNIELYKVQALFFPLMILLIGISNLLVIYIGGQRHIDGFITLGDIAKFIIYVNILTWPVAVLGWVTSIVQQAEASQQRINEFLKEKPEIINQVENSSEINGTIRFKDVTFTYDDTNITALKNVNFEISQGKTLAILGKTGSGKSTIINLIARLYDADTGEVLIDGINIEQLNLNNLRQSIGFVPQDAFLFSDTIENNIKFGDENATIETITKAAKDAYIDHNITEFKNGYKTFVGERGVTLSGGQKQRVSIARAIIKNPKILIFDDCLSAVDTETEEIILNNLERITKNRTTIIVSHRISSIKHADSIIVMDEGCIIQKGNHLELSTQEGFYKELYEQQLLD; encoded by the coding sequence ATGAAAGCCCTTAAACACGTTAATAAATACTTTTCTAAATATAAATATCGGTACAGTTTTGGGATTTTAATTTGCATTTTATCAAATATTTTAAAATTACAAATTCCTGATTTTATTAAAAATTCAATAAATGCTGCTGATGATTATAGCAAAGGTATTATTACTGATATATCAATTGTTAAAACTTCACTTCTAAATAATATCTTATTAATTGTTGGAGCAGCAATTTTGGCTGGAATTTTTACGTTTTTCACAAGACAACTTATAATTGTTACTTCACGATTGGTAGAATTTGATTTAAAAAATGAAATTTATCAGCAGTATCAAAAATTATCATTGAATTTTTACAAAAAAAATCGAACTGGTGATTTGATGAATCGAATAAGTGAAGATGTAAGTAAAGTGAGAATGTATGTTGGACCAGCAGTAATGTATAGTTTAAATACTGTAGTATCAATTATTGTAACCTTTACATTAATGATTCAAACCGACGCTACTCTTACTTTATATACGCTTCTACCTTTACCTATTTTGTCTGTCTCTATCTATTATTTAAGTAGGTTAATACATAAAAAAACTACCATAGTTCAAGAATATCTTTCTATACTTACAACCTCAGCCCAAGAAACCTTTTCAGGGATTCGAATTATTAAGTCATATGCTACAGAACCACAAAGTATCCATAATTTTGAAGAAATAGCAGAATTAAGTAAACAAAAAAATATTGAACTCTATAAAGTTCAAGCATTATTCTTTCCGTTGATGATTTTATTAATAGGAATAAGTAATCTATTAGTTATTTACATTGGAGGTCAACGACATATTGATGGATTTATCACCCTTGGTGATATTGCAAAATTTATTATTTATGTTAATATTTTAACATGGCCAGTAGCTGTTTTAGGATGGGTTACCTCAATTGTTCAGCAAGCAGAAGCATCGCAACAAAGAATAAATGAATTTTTAAAAGAAAAACCCGAAATAATAAATCAAGTTGAAAACAGTTCTGAAATAAACGGAACTATACGTTTCAAAGATGTAACATTTACATATGATGATACTAATATTACTGCATTAAAGAATGTAAACTTTGAAATTTCACAAGGAAAAACACTCGCAATTTTAGGAAAAACTGGATCCGGAAAATCTACAATAATAAATTTAATAGCTAGATTATATGATGCTGATACTGGAGAAGTATTGATTGACGGTATAAATATTGAGCAATTAAACCTTAATAATTTAAGACAAAGTATAGGTTTTGTCCCACAAGATGCCTTTTTATTTTCTGATACTATCGAAAATAATATTAAGTTTGGTGATGAAAACGCAACAATCGAGACTATAACAAAAGCAGCTAAAGATGCCTATATAGACCATAATATAACTGAATTTAAAAATGGCTATAAAACATTTGTAGGCGAACGTGGTGTCACCTTATCTGGAGGTCAAAAACAAAGAGTTTCTATTGCACGGGCAATTATTAAAAACCCAAAAATATTAATTTTTGACGACTGTTTATCTGCAGTAGATACTGAAACTGAGGAGATTATATTAAATAACCTTGAAAGAATAACAAAAAACAGAACAACTATTATTGTGAGTCATCGTATATCTTCAATCAAACATGCTGATTCTATTATAGTTATGGATGAAGGATGTATTATTCAAAAAGGAAATCACCTTGAATTATCTACCCAAGAAGGTTTTTATAAAGAATTATATGAACAACAATTATTAGATTAA